From a region of the Mycolicibacterium sp. MU0050 genome:
- a CDS encoding PPOX class F420-dependent oxidoreductase → MARKIATNTTVDLDGLLRFVRPRHRMILLTRRRDGTTQASPVTGGVDDSGRLVIATYPQRAKTRNARARPDVSVVVLSDDWNGEWVQIDGSAEIIDAVEDVEPFVEYFRNISGEHSDWDEYRQAMRDQGKSLLRITPTRWGPVATGGFPPELA, encoded by the coding sequence ATGGCTCGCAAAATCGCCACGAACACCACCGTGGACCTCGACGGCTTGCTGCGCTTCGTCAGGCCGCGCCACCGGATGATCCTGCTGACCCGACGCCGCGACGGCACAACGCAGGCCTCCCCCGTCACCGGCGGCGTCGACGACTCCGGGCGACTTGTGATCGCCACGTACCCCCAACGCGCCAAGACGCGCAACGCGCGCGCCCGTCCCGACGTCAGCGTCGTCGTACTGTCCGACGACTGGAACGGCGAGTGGGTCCAGATCGACGGCTCCGCGGAGATCATCGACGCCGTCGAGGACGTCGAACCCTTCGTCGAGTACTTTCGCAACATCTCCGGCGAGCACTCGGACTGGGACGAGTACCGGCAGGCCATGCGCGATCAAGGCAAGTCGCTGCTGCGGATCACGCCCACGCGGTGGGGCCCGGTGGCGACAGGGGGCTTTCCGCCGGAACTGGCGTAA
- a CDS encoding LuxR C-terminal-related transcriptional regulator, which yields MAPSPVVRAVVEALVRIRRSTGVSLAFAGTVEPDAGLRLSHFDGSTVGALHRVLVDVGQGLGGRVVEVGRPMVVDDYRRTPTITHRYDAIIASEGLRAMAATPVVVAQKPVAVLYAALRTADPIGDRTKDCLADAARTVEQRIVAARTRVSGGEESSEAAALRDRIGDAYAQLRILARSLDDPRAAGAITRISESLIDEVPAHTESDLTAREVDVLALAAIGHGNAHIADLLGVRTDTVKGYMKDAMRKLHAHTRLEAVVLARRLGVLP from the coding sequence ATGGCCCCGTCTCCAGTAGTCCGAGCCGTGGTGGAGGCTCTGGTCCGCATACGACGGTCAACCGGTGTCTCATTGGCTTTCGCCGGCACCGTTGAGCCGGATGCGGGCTTGCGGCTCAGCCACTTCGACGGCAGCACCGTCGGTGCACTCCATCGCGTCTTGGTCGATGTTGGACAGGGACTCGGCGGCCGAGTGGTCGAGGTCGGCCGGCCCATGGTCGTCGATGACTACCGTCGGACCCCTACGATCACGCATCGATACGACGCGATCATTGCGAGTGAGGGTTTACGCGCAATGGCGGCCACTCCGGTGGTGGTTGCCCAGAAACCGGTGGCCGTCCTCTACGCCGCCTTACGTACAGCAGATCCGATCGGCGACCGAACAAAAGACTGTCTGGCCGACGCAGCTCGCACCGTCGAGCAACGCATCGTTGCGGCACGCACCAGGGTTTCGGGAGGCGAAGAATCAAGCGAGGCCGCCGCGCTGCGCGACCGCATCGGGGATGCGTACGCGCAACTGCGCATACTGGCGCGCTCCTTGGATGATCCGCGGGCAGCGGGTGCGATCACCCGGATCTCAGAGTCGCTCATCGATGAAGTCCCCGCACACACAGAAAGCGACTTGACGGCAAGGGAGGTCGACGTGCTGGCACTGGCGGCGATTGGCCACGGCAACGCGCACATTGCCGACCTGCTCGGCGTGCGGACCGACACCGTGAAGGGTTACATGAAGGACGCAATGCGCAAGTTGCATGCGCATACGCGATTGGAGGCGGTGGTACTTGCACGCCGCCTCGGGGTGCTCCCCTAG
- a CDS encoding SDR family oxidoreductase → MAKTWFITGASRGMGRELVEQTLRRGDSVAATLRRPEQLDDLAQRYGDRLWRRALDVTDAAAVRAVVHEAFAALGRIDVIVSNAGYGVFAAAEDLTDIQIDQMIETNLSGSIHLARAVLPHLRAQSGGLLMQMSSMGGHITFPGFALYHVTKWGIEGFYDALASEVEPFGIHTTLVEPGVVRTGFFDAAEQVRPSAPYRSGPADRAVPTPEEMPVSPVRAVAAIIRAADSGRPPRRLVLGTDAWVLITDALSRRLVEVAGQRDNAATADFA, encoded by the coding sequence ATGGCAAAGACATGGTTCATCACAGGCGCCTCGCGGGGGATGGGCCGCGAACTCGTAGAGCAGACCCTGCGTCGCGGTGACTCGGTGGCGGCGACTCTGCGCCGGCCTGAGCAACTCGACGATCTCGCGCAGCGCTACGGCGACCGACTGTGGCGACGGGCGCTCGACGTCACCGACGCGGCTGCGGTGCGCGCGGTGGTCCACGAGGCCTTCGCCGCCCTCGGCCGCATCGACGTCATCGTGTCCAACGCCGGCTACGGGGTGTTCGCCGCCGCCGAGGACCTCACCGACATCCAGATCGACCAGATGATCGAGACCAACCTCTCGGGATCCATCCACCTCGCACGCGCGGTACTGCCGCATCTTCGCGCGCAGTCGGGCGGGTTACTGATGCAGATGTCGAGTATGGGCGGCCACATCACGTTTCCTGGCTTCGCGCTCTACCACGTGACGAAGTGGGGCATCGAGGGTTTCTACGATGCACTGGCCAGCGAGGTGGAACCCTTCGGCATCCACACCACCCTCGTCGAACCCGGCGTCGTCCGCACCGGGTTCTTCGACGCGGCCGAGCAAGTGCGGCCGAGTGCGCCCTATCGAAGCGGGCCCGCCGATCGGGCGGTGCCGACACCGGAGGAGATGCCGGTGAGCCCCGTGCGCGCCGTCGCGGCGATCATCCGGGCTGCGGACTCCGGCCGGCCGCCGCGAAGACTGGTGCTCGGCACCGATGCGTGGGTGTTGATAACCGACGCTTTGAGTCGGCGCCTGGTGGAGGTGGCCGGCCAGCGCGACAACGCCGCCACGGCGGACTTCGCCTGA
- a CDS encoding GntP family permease has protein sequence MEAIDPAFGTTTLLLIAAGAVALLLFLIIKVKLHAFVALVLVSLLTALAAGIPVAEVPAALSFGFSNTLGSVALLVGFGVMIGRLLEITGGAQVLADTLIGRFGEKRAPFALGVAALLFGFPIFFDAGLVVFLPIIMTVARRFGGSLLLYAFPAAGAFAAMHALVPPHPGPVAAAELLGANIGLTLILGVPVAVASWYVGAYLVSQVIGRRIHVDIPTTLFGEINGGRDDDGTDGGASGADGGVGTATRTAPAFLTVLGVLMLPFVLISFNTVLDTLMTAGVIESGATWAEYLKLLGTTSIALLITVIVATLVLGLRGRPMATVSDILDNALGPICAIILITGAGGMFGGVLRLSGIGDALSGSLSNLGMSLILQAFIIATLLRVAQGSATVALTTTAGLLSAAVAAADLSNVQLVALVMAIAAGATVLSHVNDSGFWLVSRFFGMDVKTTLKTWTVMETTLGLSAFAISLGLWAIA, from the coding sequence GTGGAGGCAATTGATCCGGCGTTCGGGACCACCACGCTCCTGCTGATCGCCGCGGGCGCGGTCGCGCTACTGCTCTTCCTGATCATCAAGGTGAAGCTGCACGCCTTCGTGGCGCTGGTACTGGTGAGCCTGCTGACCGCGCTGGCCGCCGGCATCCCCGTCGCCGAGGTGCCGGCCGCGTTGTCCTTCGGATTCTCCAACACATTGGGCTCGGTGGCACTGCTCGTCGGGTTCGGCGTCATGATCGGCCGGCTGCTCGAGATCACCGGCGGCGCACAGGTTCTCGCCGACACCCTGATCGGCCGGTTCGGCGAGAAACGGGCCCCGTTCGCGCTCGGTGTGGCCGCTTTGCTATTCGGCTTCCCGATCTTCTTCGACGCCGGCCTGGTCGTTTTCCTGCCGATCATCATGACGGTGGCGCGCCGGTTCGGCGGGTCGCTGCTGCTTTACGCGTTCCCTGCCGCGGGTGCCTTCGCCGCCATGCACGCGTTGGTCCCGCCCCATCCGGGTCCGGTGGCCGCGGCCGAGTTGCTCGGCGCCAACATCGGTCTCACGCTGATCCTCGGCGTCCCGGTCGCCGTCGCGTCCTGGTACGTCGGCGCTTACCTGGTCTCTCAGGTCATCGGCCGGCGTATCCACGTCGACATCCCCACCACCTTGTTCGGTGAGATCAACGGCGGTCGCGACGACGACGGCACCGACGGCGGTGCATCCGGCGCAGACGGCGGCGTCGGCACCGCGACGCGGACGGCACCGGCGTTTCTCACCGTGCTCGGTGTGTTGATGCTGCCCTTCGTGCTGATCTCGTTCAACACCGTGCTCGACACCCTGATGACCGCCGGGGTCATCGAATCCGGCGCGACCTGGGCCGAGTACCTCAAGCTGCTCGGCACCACCTCGATTGCCCTGCTGATCACCGTGATCGTGGCGACGCTGGTACTCGGATTGCGCGGCCGGCCGATGGCCACCGTCAGCGACATCCTGGACAACGCGCTGGGGCCCATCTGCGCGATCATCCTGATCACGGGTGCCGGCGGGATGTTCGGTGGCGTGCTGCGACTCAGCGGCATCGGCGACGCCCTGAGCGGCTCGCTGTCGAACCTCGGCATGTCGCTGATCCTGCAGGCGTTCATCATCGCCACGCTGCTGCGCGTCGCGCAGGGTTCGGCCACCGTCGCGTTGACGACGACGGCCGGCCTGCTCAGCGCGGCCGTGGCAGCCGCGGATCTGAGCAATGTTCAGCTTGTCGCGCTGGTCATGGCGATCGCCGCCGGCGCCACGGTGCTGTCGCACGTCAACGACTCCGGCTTCTGGTTGGTCAGCCGATTCTTCGGGATGGACGTCAAGACCACCCTCAAGACCTGGACCGTCATGGAGACGACGTTGGGCCTCAGTGCCTTTGCGATCAGCCTGGGGTTGTGGGCCATCGCCTGA
- a CDS encoding cupin domain-containing protein, whose translation MDQFGDVFREVRAHGSVFSRATLSPPFALNFVDGAPLTLCTLLSGSGWVVPEDGPPEHISAYESAVVRGPGTFSFVDEIGTKAEPEACGEFCTTLEEGGTRYRRGWMDNGETVEGGTVLIVGAYPVRGEISRRLLDALPAVLRVSAGGTGDAVLDHLAAEVAIDAPGQQVVLDRLLDWMLVCTLREWFDRPGGQPPAWWAAQRDPVAGEALRLLHAEPAAPWSVSSLAARIGVSRSTLAKRFADQVGEPPLAYLTRWRMALAADLLVDRATMTIGEIARSVGYSDPFGFSAAFKRTKGVNPSEFRRAATAHDREPMGGVG comes from the coding sequence GTGGACCAATTCGGCGATGTGTTTCGCGAGGTGCGCGCCCACGGCTCGGTTTTCAGTCGGGCGACCCTGTCTCCACCGTTTGCGTTGAACTTCGTCGACGGCGCACCGTTGACCCTGTGCACACTGCTCAGCGGGTCGGGATGGGTTGTGCCCGAGGATGGCCCGCCCGAGCACATTTCTGCCTATGAGTCCGCGGTGGTACGCGGACCGGGGACCTTCAGTTTCGTCGACGAGATCGGGACCAAAGCCGAGCCGGAGGCGTGTGGCGAGTTCTGTACCACCCTCGAGGAGGGAGGCACCCGTTACCGACGGGGCTGGATGGACAACGGTGAAACCGTCGAGGGCGGCACGGTGTTGATCGTCGGCGCCTACCCCGTGCGCGGCGAGATCAGCCGCCGGCTGCTCGACGCACTCCCGGCGGTGTTGCGGGTGAGCGCCGGCGGCACCGGGGACGCAGTACTCGACCACTTGGCCGCGGAGGTTGCCATCGACGCCCCGGGACAGCAGGTCGTGCTCGACCGGCTGCTGGATTGGATGCTGGTGTGCACGCTGCGTGAGTGGTTCGACCGGCCCGGTGGCCAACCGCCCGCGTGGTGGGCGGCCCAGCGTGACCCGGTCGCCGGCGAGGCGCTGCGCCTCCTGCACGCCGAACCCGCTGCGCCATGGTCGGTCTCGTCACTTGCGGCCCGTATCGGGGTCTCCCGCTCGACGCTGGCCAAGCGGTTCGCCGACCAGGTCGGGGAACCGCCGTTGGCCTACCTCACCCGCTGGCGCATGGCGCTGGCGGCGGACCTGCTGGTGGACCGGGCGACCATGACCATCGGCGAAATTGCGCGCAGCGTGGGGTACAGCGATCCGTTCGGGTTCAGCGCGGCCTTCAAGCGCACCAAGGGAGTCAATCCCAGCGAGTTCAGGCGCGCCGCGACGGCGCACGACCGCGAGCCGATGGGTGGCGTGGGGTAG
- the fdxA gene encoding ferredoxin, with the protein MTYVIGESCVDVKDRACIDECPVDCIYEGDRKLYINPVECIECGNCEPACPVDAIFPVQTCDVSQSRHIQDNSEFFSMVLAGRSEPLGAPGGAACVGRIGVDTALVAALPAQRTYPT; encoded by the coding sequence ATGACTTACGTTATCGGCGAATCCTGCGTCGATGTTAAGGACCGTGCCTGCATCGACGAATGCCCAGTTGATTGCATATATGAGGGCGACCGCAAGCTCTATATCAACCCGGTGGAGTGCATCGAGTGCGGGAACTGCGAACCCGCCTGCCCGGTCGACGCCATCTTCCCTGTCCAGACCTGCGATGTCAGCCAAAGCAGGCACATCCAGGACAACTCAGAGTTCTTCTCGATGGTGCTGGCGGGCCGATCGGAACCGCTGGGGGCGCCCGGCGGAGCCGCCTGTGTCGGGCGCATCGGCGTCGACACCGCGCTCGTCGCGGCCCTACCTGCGCAACGCACTTACCCCACGTGA
- a CDS encoding cytochrome P450 yields the protein MADLFGGTLEDPFPAYNELREIGDGVHWCEQLQAYLVCRYDDVRLLGSDHRRFSSDVFYDSAPSWHDHTNPAHLQFVDTASRLFMFSDPPTHTRIRSSFRHVFTPSSIAQWEDTIRDVTRELIGRYPRGREFDIMPGFAADVPVAIIASILGVPDEARAKFREWSYGFASTFDPVVQGEMRNTAIAASLELFDYLRGLIDERSKSPKDDLISELIQTETISGDRLEDVELVAQLALLLVAGNETTTTLIGSGLTYLLEHPVVLEEVRADRDMLPVAIEEILRLDPPLHLTLRKALDDTDFGSTKVPAGAMMAPCLAAANRDPRRFDRADSFDIHRSSNKHLAFYNGIHFCVGAPLGRMEVRVVLGYILDNFPNLQLGSTPARRRTTNAVARGWATRPVVL from the coding sequence ATGGCGGACCTGTTCGGGGGGACACTCGAAGATCCGTTCCCCGCGTACAACGAACTCCGCGAGATCGGCGACGGGGTGCACTGGTGTGAGCAGTTGCAGGCCTACCTGGTGTGCCGCTATGACGACGTGCGATTGCTGGGCAGCGACCATCGCAGGTTCTCCAGCGACGTGTTCTACGATTCGGCCCCCAGCTGGCATGACCACACCAACCCTGCGCATCTTCAATTCGTCGACACCGCGTCGCGACTCTTCATGTTCTCCGACCCGCCGACCCATACCCGCATCCGGTCGTCGTTCCGGCACGTCTTCACCCCCAGTTCGATAGCGCAGTGGGAAGACACAATTCGCGATGTCACCCGGGAGTTGATCGGGCGATATCCACGTGGTCGGGAGTTCGACATCATGCCCGGCTTCGCCGCGGATGTGCCGGTCGCGATCATCGCGTCCATCCTTGGAGTTCCCGACGAGGCCAGAGCCAAGTTTCGGGAGTGGTCCTACGGCTTCGCCTCCACCTTTGACCCGGTTGTCCAAGGCGAGATGCGCAATACCGCGATCGCCGCCTCGCTGGAGTTGTTCGACTATTTGCGAGGCCTGATCGACGAGCGCTCCAAGTCACCAAAAGACGACCTGATCAGCGAGCTCATCCAGACCGAGACCATCTCGGGCGATCGCCTCGAGGACGTCGAACTGGTGGCACAACTGGCCCTGTTGCTGGTCGCCGGCAACGAGACGACCACAACACTGATCGGTAGCGGCCTGACGTACCTCCTGGAACACCCAGTGGTGCTCGAGGAGGTCCGGGCCGATCGCGACATGCTCCCGGTGGCCATCGAAGAGATCCTTCGCTTGGATCCACCGCTGCACCTCACTCTACGTAAGGCACTGGACGACACTGATTTCGGTAGCACCAAGGTGCCAGCCGGCGCAATGATGGCTCCGTGTCTCGCAGCGGCCAACCGAGACCCACGCCGCTTCGATCGGGCGGACAGTTTCGACATTCACCGCTCAAGCAACAAGCACCTCGCCTTTTACAACGGAATTCACTTCTGCGTGGGAGCACCGTTGGGCCGCATGGAGGTACGAGTCGTCTTGGGTTACATCCTCGACAATTTCCCCAACTTGCAGCTGGGTTCGACACCGGCGCGCCGACGTACGACCAACGCGGTCGCCCGCGGCTGGGCAACCCGCCCGGTGGTGTTATGA
- a CDS encoding NAD(P)/FAD-dependent oxidoreductase has protein sequence MPDNRSPDCAPVKCDIAIIGAGPTGLFAAYYAGFRGRTAAVIEAMPVIGGQVSAMYPDKLIHDVAGFPSVAGQELIDGLERQAAPFDPTYILGEQAASVTHSGEPTGADGAIRIATAAGTTIDAAAVIIAAGVGGFTPRSLSPGSGIRPGDVDHFVRDIEAHRGRHIVVVGGGDSALDWATTLANVASSVTVVHRRSTFRAHEHSVRTAAQRGIRLLTEAHVVGSTYSPKLTAVTVETTAGSQEMVRCDRVVAALGFTARLGPLLDWGLNVEHNRQVRVDTRMQSSAPRIFAAGDISTYPGKVPLITVGFGEAATAVSNACRLIDPTAPLFGGHSTTEARSESANQAAYQ, from the coding sequence TTGCCTGACAATCGATCTCCGGACTGCGCGCCGGTCAAATGTGATATCGCCATCATAGGCGCCGGCCCCACCGGGCTTTTCGCCGCATACTATGCGGGATTTCGTGGCCGGACCGCGGCCGTGATCGAAGCCATGCCGGTCATCGGCGGACAGGTCTCGGCGATGTATCCCGACAAGCTGATCCACGATGTCGCCGGCTTTCCCTCGGTTGCGGGGCAGGAGCTCATCGACGGACTGGAACGGCAAGCGGCACCCTTTGACCCTACTTACATCCTGGGCGAGCAGGCAGCGTCAGTCACCCACTCCGGCGAGCCCACCGGCGCCGACGGCGCCATCCGCATCGCCACCGCAGCCGGTACCACGATTGACGCGGCGGCCGTGATAATCGCTGCAGGTGTAGGTGGTTTCACCCCAAGATCGCTATCTCCGGGAAGCGGTATCCGCCCCGGGGACGTCGACCACTTCGTCCGAGACATCGAGGCGCATCGCGGGCGCCACATCGTCGTCGTAGGCGGCGGTGACAGCGCGCTCGACTGGGCGACGACGCTGGCCAACGTTGCCTCCTCGGTGACTGTGGTCCACCGCCGGTCGACCTTCCGGGCGCATGAACACAGTGTCCGTACGGCGGCACAGCGGGGTATCCGACTGCTCACGGAGGCGCACGTGGTGGGCAGCACATATAGTCCGAAGCTCACTGCGGTCACCGTCGAAACCACCGCCGGTAGCCAAGAAATGGTTCGCTGCGACCGGGTGGTCGCAGCCTTGGGATTCACGGCCCGCCTGGGCCCACTTCTCGACTGGGGCCTCAACGTCGAGCACAATCGGCAAGTTCGCGTGGACACCCGTATGCAATCGTCGGCTCCCCGCATCTTCGCAGCCGGAGACATCAGCACCTATCCCGGGAAGGTCCCCCTGATCACGGTGGGGTTCGGAGAGGCGGCGACCGCAGTCAGCAATGCCTGTCGATTGATCGACCCCACGGCTCCGTTGTTCGGCGGTCATTCCACCACCGAGGCCAGATCAGAATCTGCGAATCAGGCGGCTTACCAATGA
- a CDS encoding ferredoxin: MSTDRTFRLTARSEHCAGSGGCVAAAPHLFELDAGGWVKVLDGNPPHGDLDAALDAHDACPLGLIEVLNEQGHSLA; encoded by the coding sequence ATGAGTACCGATCGAACTTTCCGCTTGACCGCTCGATCCGAGCACTGCGCCGGAAGCGGCGGGTGCGTTGCTGCCGCGCCCCACCTGTTCGAGCTCGACGCTGGAGGATGGGTAAAAGTCCTCGACGGCAACCCACCCCACGGCGACCTAGACGCGGCCCTCGATGCACACGACGCATGTCCGCTTGGCCTCATAGAGGTTCTCAACGAACAGGGCCATTCTCTTGCCTGA
- a CDS encoding AMP-binding protein — MVTTSEIPAPADAVELLLERFSSVKANAAELLVDCHDSSSAAFVTVDDLEQRPVVVSYGELRDRSMRLAQLLTDMGVRRGDTVAVLMGKRVELPVALAAILRIGAVYLPLFTAFAAPAIESRLRAASARIVITEPSQAEKLDSIAGIETLVVGAEFDARVAAAQPLESAASVGGGGTILLLFTSGTTGAPKGVPVPLRALAAFACYMIYGLDVREDDVFWNAADPGWAYGLYYGILGPMAIGRPNILFNSGFSPETTVTVIRKLGVTNFAAAPTVYRALSAAPGIGGVSLRRASSAGEPLTPEIAEWAPSALGTEVRDHYGQTELGMVINNHWHDDLRLPAVNGSMGQPMPGFTCGIVGGQIAVDTAQSSLMWFTDYHKDARTAGSRFTADKRWYLTGDTGHVDAAGHFHFGGRDDDVIIMAGYRIGPLDVESVLITHPDVADVAVVGQPDELRGEVVAAFVVLKAGQVGTEELSGELQQLVKTQYAAHAYPRVVHFVDELPRTASGKVQRYLLKGRG; from the coding sequence ATGGTTACCACCAGTGAAATCCCTGCCCCTGCCGACGCTGTCGAGTTATTGCTCGAGCGCTTCTCTTCGGTCAAGGCAAACGCCGCGGAGCTTCTTGTGGATTGTCACGACTCGTCCTCGGCGGCATTCGTGACGGTAGACGACCTAGAGCAACGTCCGGTGGTCGTCAGCTACGGCGAGCTGCGGGATCGGTCGATGCGTCTCGCGCAGCTGCTCACGGATATGGGGGTTCGTCGTGGAGACACCGTAGCGGTACTGATGGGCAAGCGGGTTGAGTTGCCTGTCGCATTGGCGGCGATCCTACGCATCGGCGCGGTCTACCTGCCATTGTTCACTGCGTTCGCAGCGCCGGCGATCGAGTCCCGCTTGAGGGCGGCGAGCGCGCGGATAGTGATCACGGAACCGAGCCAGGCCGAGAAGCTGGACTCTATCGCCGGCATCGAAACCTTGGTCGTCGGAGCTGAATTCGACGCACGAGTCGCGGCGGCCCAGCCCCTTGAAAGTGCTGCTTCGGTGGGCGGCGGTGGCACTATTCTGCTGCTCTTCACCAGTGGGACGACGGGTGCCCCGAAAGGTGTCCCGGTGCCCCTGCGCGCTTTGGCTGCGTTCGCCTGCTACATGATCTATGGGCTCGACGTTCGTGAAGATGACGTCTTTTGGAACGCGGCTGACCCAGGCTGGGCCTACGGTCTGTATTACGGCATTCTGGGCCCCATGGCGATTGGCCGACCCAATATCCTTTTCAATAGCGGTTTTTCGCCGGAGACGACTGTGACGGTGATCCGGAAGCTCGGCGTCACGAACTTCGCGGCGGCGCCGACGGTGTATCGCGCGTTGAGCGCGGCGCCGGGCATCGGCGGGGTTTCGCTGCGCCGCGCTTCTTCGGCCGGAGAGCCGCTGACGCCGGAAATCGCCGAATGGGCGCCCAGCGCACTCGGCACGGAGGTGCGCGACCACTACGGCCAGACTGAACTGGGGATGGTCATCAACAACCATTGGCACGACGACCTGCGCCTACCTGCGGTAAACGGTTCGATGGGCCAGCCCATGCCAGGGTTTACTTGCGGCATCGTGGGCGGCCAGATTGCCGTCGATACCGCGCAGAGTTCGTTGATGTGGTTCACCGATTATCACAAAGACGCCCGAACGGCCGGTTCGCGCTTCACCGCGGACAAGCGGTGGTATCTCACCGGAGACACGGGCCATGTCGACGCGGCCGGACACTTTCATTTCGGCGGCCGAGACGATGACGTGATCATCATGGCGGGATACCGCATCGGGCCACTCGATGTCGAAAGTGTCCTCATCACCCACCCGGATGTGGCGGATGTGGCCGTCGTGGGACAGCCGGACGAACTTCGCGGGGAAGTCGTGGCGGCCTTTGTGGTGTTGAAGGCAGGGCAGGTTGGTACGGAAGAACTCAGCGGAGAGCTACAGCAACTGGTCAAGACCCAATATGCCGCGCATGCTTATCCGCGCGTCGTCCATTTTGTCGACGAACTGCCGAGGACCGCGAGCGGGAAGGTGCAGCGCTACCTTCTCAAAGGCCGCGGCTGA
- a CDS encoding TetR/AcrR family transcriptional regulator: MSDHSDASAAGKRPSAKPPRTPRRFQAAVPRAGDERRDLLLDSLENLLTSIPVADLSMEAIASAASLSRTSVYFYFGNKGEAVDALIARATEQMQAQMFPRTRDEPLRDFVARIVAAALDGWRRHCPAYIAAVELSASRGPGVSRWRMIMSAFAEVLAQGVLAEDAELSDADAQQRGAIVCWMVERNFYFLFTNDHTVEEEETLAAGLTQAAHAVLAAPR; the protein is encoded by the coding sequence ATGAGTGACCATTCCGATGCCTCAGCGGCGGGAAAGCGGCCGAGCGCCAAGCCCCCTCGGACGCCACGACGCTTCCAGGCAGCCGTGCCTCGAGCCGGGGATGAGCGCCGTGACTTGCTCCTGGACAGCCTCGAGAATCTCCTGACGTCCATCCCGGTCGCGGACCTGTCGATGGAAGCCATCGCCTCGGCGGCGTCGCTGTCACGGACCAGCGTGTACTTCTACTTCGGCAACAAGGGCGAGGCCGTGGACGCTCTCATCGCCCGTGCGACAGAACAGATGCAGGCGCAGATGTTTCCCCGCACCCGTGATGAACCGCTGCGGGATTTCGTCGCTCGGATCGTTGCCGCCGCGCTCGACGGTTGGCGACGCCATTGTCCCGCATACATTGCGGCGGTCGAGTTGTCCGCGTCTCGCGGCCCCGGGGTAAGCCGCTGGCGAATGATAATGAGCGCCTTCGCTGAGGTTCTGGCCCAAGGCGTGCTCGCTGAGGATGCGGAGCTTTCCGACGCGGATGCCCAGCAGCGTGGCGCGATCGTGTGCTGGATGGTTGAACGAAATTTCTATTTCTTGTTCACGAATGACCACACCGTCGAGGAGGAGGAGACGCTGGCGGCGGGTTTGACCCAGGCAGCCCACGCTGTCCTCGCCGCGCCGCGCTGA
- a CDS encoding LysR family transcriptional regulator, translated as MAEVTLEGLRVCREIALHGSFTAAALSLGYSQPAVSRQVAAMESAVGYRLFVREPRGVSATPAGARMVEHAARILGAVGSLHHDLSALGDKLAGRVSLGAFPAAMAVLVPRTVARLAVDHPALVVTLTESATPSLLRDARGRRLDVAVIGTGSGLPDYDLDGLRQHRVYAGDLCVAVPEGHRLSGRAEVAVGELVDERWIAGTGSAGDPQFAAWPTLTDPVIGFRVRSWHARLGLVGAGLGVCLLPSLSAQAVPAGVHCVRVDDPAWAGRRTVAVTAVQPDEAARAVVAALRAVASELV; from the coding sequence ATGGCCGAAGTGACGTTGGAGGGGCTGCGCGTGTGTCGCGAGATCGCGCTGCACGGATCATTCACGGCCGCCGCGCTTTCGCTCGGTTATTCGCAGCCCGCGGTGTCCCGGCAAGTGGCGGCGATGGAATCGGCAGTGGGCTACCGGCTGTTTGTTCGGGAGCCGCGTGGCGTCAGCGCGACTCCCGCCGGTGCCCGTATGGTCGAGCACGCTGCGCGCATCCTCGGGGCCGTCGGCTCCCTGCACCACGACCTGAGCGCTTTGGGAGACAAGCTCGCCGGGCGCGTTTCGCTGGGCGCGTTCCCAGCCGCGATGGCGGTGCTGGTGCCGCGGACCGTAGCGCGTCTGGCGGTCGACCACCCAGCATTGGTCGTGACATTGACGGAGTCCGCCACACCCTCGCTGCTGCGGGACGCCCGGGGCCGGCGCCTCGACGTGGCGGTGATCGGCACAGGCAGCGGCCTACCGGATTACGACCTCGACGGGCTTCGTCAGCACCGTGTGTACGCCGGAGATCTCTGCGTCGCGGTGCCGGAGGGACATCGCCTTTCTGGCCGCGCAGAAGTCGCCGTCGGCGAATTGGTCGACGAAAGATGGATCGCGGGAACAGGTTCGGCGGGAGATCCACAATTCGCCGCTTGGCCCACCCTTACCGATCCGGTGATCGGCTTCCGCGTGCGCAGCTGGCACGCCCGGCTCGGCCTGGTGGGAGCAGGTCTCGGGGTGTGTCTGCTGCCGTCGTTGTCGGCGCAGGCGGTGCCGGCCGGTGTGCACTGTGTCCGCGTCGACGACCCGGCATGGGCGGGGCGCCGCACGGTGGCCGTCACCGCCGTCCAGCCCGACGAGGCTGCCCGCGCCGTGGTTGCGGCGTTGCGGGCGGTCGCCTCTGAGCTCGTCTGA